Proteins from a single region of Apium graveolens cultivar Ventura chromosome 7, ASM990537v1, whole genome shotgun sequence:
- the LOC141671796 gene encoding uncharacterized protein LOC141671796 isoform X1, whose translation MDFDEYEYLEKTVVDPDASAAKDDVVSDKTDKSHRKRETDEEERKSRKSRGEDDKERDRERSSRHRSERDKERDKERDRETDRHRSSRDRERVRERDERDKEKVRERSKERERRSKERDRSRERDRRSKDRERERSRERERSRSRRSRSRSRIDRELERERELIREREREELRESRRYKDKKEAAEPEADPERDQRTVFAYQMPLKATERDVYEFFSKAGKVRDVRLIMDRNSRRSKGVGYIEFYDAMSVPMAIALSGHLLLGQPVMIKPSEAEKNLVQSNASAGGTGGLSGPYGAVERKLYVGNLHFQMTEVQLKQIFEAFGPVELVQLPTEPDTGHCKGFGFIQFQQLEHAKAAQSLNGKLEIAGRTIKVSSVTDHVGAQDTGAKAADFDDDEGGGLALNAQSRALLMQKLDRSGTATSFAPAVNGSAPVHQSISMPMNGAALPTFPTQMFAPMVAEPIGTPSECLLLKNMFDPATEVDPEFDLDIKEDVHEECSNYGHVKHIHVDKNSAGYVYLRFDSVEGASRAQQAMHKRWFARRSISAIFLQPYEYDAKFKGAV comes from the exons ATGGATTTCGACGAGTACGAGTATCTCGAGAAAACCGTCGTCGATCCCGACGCATCCGCTGCCAAAGACGACGTCGTTTCCGACAAGACCGACAAATCTCACCGCAAAAGAGAGACTGACGAAGAGGAGCGAAAGAGCAGGAAGTCTCGCGGCGAGGATGACAaggagagagatagagagaggtCGTCAAGGCATAGGAGTGAGAGAGATAAGGAGAGAGATAAGGAGAGAGATAGGGAGACTGATAGGCATCGGAGTAGTAGAGATAGGGAGAGAGTGagggagagagatgagagagataAGGAGAAAGTGAGAGAGAGGTCGAAGGAAAGGGAGAGGAGGTCAAAGGAGAGAGATAGATCGAGGGAGAGAGACAGGAGGTCGAAGGATAGGGAGAGAGAGAGGTCGAGGGAGAGAGAGCGGTCGAGGTCGAGGAGGAGTAGGAGTCGATCGAGAATTGATCGGGAGCTGGAACGGGAGAGGGAGTTGATTCGAGAACGAGAAAGGGAGGAGCTTCGGGAGAGCAG GAGATACAAAGATAAAAAAGAAGCAGCGGAGCCTGAAGCTGATCCGGAACGAGATCAAAGAACAGTTTTTGCTTACCAG ATGCCCCTCAAGGCAACCGAGAGGGATGTTTATGAGTTTTTTTCGAAGGCAGGGAAG GTTAGGGATGTTCGGCTCATCATGGACAGGAACTCCAGGCGTTCAAAAGGAGTGGG gtatattgagttctatGATGCGATGTCTGTGCCAATGGCTATAGCGCTCTCTGGTCACTTACTGCTTGGACAGCCAGTAATGATTAAACCGTCAGAGGCTGAAAAGAACCTTGTTCAGTCGAACGCTTCAGCAGGTGGTACTGGTGGTCTTTCCGGGCCTTATGGGGCCGTTGAAAGAAAATTATATGTGGGCAATTTACATTTCCAAATGACTGAAGTTCAGCTTAAGCAG ATTTTCGAAGCTTTTGGTCCAGTGGAGCTTGTTCAATTACCTACAGAACCTGATACGGGACACTGCAAAGGTTTCGGGTTTATTCAA TTTCAACAGCTTGAACATGCAAAAGCAGCTCAAAGTTTGAATGGAAAACTAGAGATTGCTGGTCGGACGATTAAG GTTTCATCCGTCACAGATCATGTTGGTGCACAAGATACAGGAGCTAAAGCTGCGGACTTTGATGACGATGAAGGAGGTGGTTTG GCTTTAAATGCTCAATCTAGAGCTTTGCTCATGCAGAAGTTGGACCGCAGTGGTACTGCAACAAG TTTTGCTCCTGCAGTTAACGGTTCTGCTCCAGTTCATCAATCCATCAGCATGCCCATGAACGGGGCCGCTCTTCCTACTTTTCCAACACAAATGTTCGCTCCTATGGTAGCGGAACCTATTGGAACTCCTAGCGAGTGTTTACTCTTGAAAAATATGTTTGATCCGGCGACCGAG GTTGATCCAGAGTTTGATTTGGACATAAAAGAGGATGTGCATGAAGAGTGTTCTAATTATGGCCATGTTAAACATATTCACGTGGACAA GAACAGCGCTGGTTATGTTTATTTGAGATTTGACAGTGTTGAAGGAGCATCACGCGCCCAACAAGCAATGCACAAGAGATGGTTTGCGCGAAGATCAATTTCTGCCATCTTTCTG CAACCATACGAGTATGATGCAAAATTCAAAGGTGCAGTTTGA
- the LOC141671796 gene encoding uncharacterized protein LOC141671796 isoform X2 — translation MPLKATERDVYEFFSKAGKVRDVRLIMDRNSRRSKGVGYIEFYDAMSVPMAIALSGHLLLGQPVMIKPSEAEKNLVQSNASAGGTGGLSGPYGAVERKLYVGNLHFQMTEVQLKQIFEAFGPVELVQLPTEPDTGHCKGFGFIQFQQLEHAKAAQSLNGKLEIAGRTIKVSSVTDHVGAQDTGAKAADFDDDEGGGLALNAQSRALLMQKLDRSGTATSFAPAVNGSAPVHQSISMPMNGAALPTFPTQMFAPMVAEPIGTPSECLLLKNMFDPATEVDPEFDLDIKEDVHEECSNYGHVKHIHVDKNSAGYVYLRFDSVEGASRAQQAMHKRWFARRSISAIFLQPYEYDAKFKGAV, via the exons ATGCCCCTCAAGGCAACCGAGAGGGATGTTTATGAGTTTTTTTCGAAGGCAGGGAAG GTTAGGGATGTTCGGCTCATCATGGACAGGAACTCCAGGCGTTCAAAAGGAGTGGG gtatattgagttctatGATGCGATGTCTGTGCCAATGGCTATAGCGCTCTCTGGTCACTTACTGCTTGGACAGCCAGTAATGATTAAACCGTCAGAGGCTGAAAAGAACCTTGTTCAGTCGAACGCTTCAGCAGGTGGTACTGGTGGTCTTTCCGGGCCTTATGGGGCCGTTGAAAGAAAATTATATGTGGGCAATTTACATTTCCAAATGACTGAAGTTCAGCTTAAGCAG ATTTTCGAAGCTTTTGGTCCAGTGGAGCTTGTTCAATTACCTACAGAACCTGATACGGGACACTGCAAAGGTTTCGGGTTTATTCAA TTTCAACAGCTTGAACATGCAAAAGCAGCTCAAAGTTTGAATGGAAAACTAGAGATTGCTGGTCGGACGATTAAG GTTTCATCCGTCACAGATCATGTTGGTGCACAAGATACAGGAGCTAAAGCTGCGGACTTTGATGACGATGAAGGAGGTGGTTTG GCTTTAAATGCTCAATCTAGAGCTTTGCTCATGCAGAAGTTGGACCGCAGTGGTACTGCAACAAG TTTTGCTCCTGCAGTTAACGGTTCTGCTCCAGTTCATCAATCCATCAGCATGCCCATGAACGGGGCCGCTCTTCCTACTTTTCCAACACAAATGTTCGCTCCTATGGTAGCGGAACCTATTGGAACTCCTAGCGAGTGTTTACTCTTGAAAAATATGTTTGATCCGGCGACCGAG GTTGATCCAGAGTTTGATTTGGACATAAAAGAGGATGTGCATGAAGAGTGTTCTAATTATGGCCATGTTAAACATATTCACGTGGACAA GAACAGCGCTGGTTATGTTTATTTGAGATTTGACAGTGTTGAAGGAGCATCACGCGCCCAACAAGCAATGCACAAGAGATGGTTTGCGCGAAGATCAATTTCTGCCATCTTTCTG CAACCATACGAGTATGATGCAAAATTCAAAGGTGCAGTTTGA
- the LOC141673022 gene encoding putative serine/threonine-protein kinase At1g54610: protein MGCVQGRGIQYSPSQSLENKKIQNGYVKGGPGGRSNGQKVAEKDETKGGDQKNIGEERKIVKEEEAKNGDGVGNVSQKTVVKKIGSDELVDGWPKWLVDNMPPEVLAALVPKSADSYDKLAKVGQGTYSNVYKALDRDTGKIVALKKVRFDTAEPESIKFMAREIIVLQKMDHPNVIKLEGLATSRMQYSLYLVFEFMLSDLTKVISRPEGRLTEPQVKCYMQQLLSGLQHIHEKGILHRDIKGSNLLIDKHGMLKIADFGLANSYLPKRPLTSRVVTLWYRAPELLLGSTDYGVGIDLWSAGCLLAEMFMGRPIMPGRTEVEQLHRIFKLCGSPSEDYWKKIKPPTTFRPPSQYKPSFHEAFGSLPDSALALLPSLLSLEPVHRGTAASALQNEFFTSTPLACDLGDLPIMYKEDDLLPRPTYRKKRRKVKKRQQPLNNNQGHQRKDSSTDDAKDISESSREEKIEEVSSQSSHEIVVGALASSSRKQGSNRERPPSLPYQHPRSDLNRSATTEAHPNALKNIKNFPILMASITETVNRPIEDNRINRLHRRSMSTVDIRTLDMEKISKLFGLEDR from the exons ATGGGGTGTGTTCAGGGCAGGGGGATACAGTACAGTCCATCTCAGAGTCTTGAAAATAAGAAAATTCAAAATGGATATGTCAAAGGAGGTCCTGGAGGGAGATCAAACGGTCAGAAAGTGGCGGAAAAGGATGAAACAAAGGGTGGTGATCAGAAGAATATCGGTGAGGAAAGGAAGATTGTTAAGGAAGAGGAAGCGAAAAATGGTGATGGCGTTGGAAATGTTTCACAGAAGACTGTAGTGAAGAAGATTGGTTCAGATGAATTGGTTGATGGATGGCCTAAATGGCTTGTTGATAACATGCCTCCTGAGGTTTTGGCTGCTTTGGTTCCTAAGAGTGCTGATTCTTATGATAAACTTGCCAAG GTTGGCCAGGGAACATATAGCAATGTTTATAAAGCTCTAGACAGGGACACTGGAAAAATTGTTGCCTTGAAAAAGGTACGATTTGACACTGCAGAGCCAGAGAGCATAAAATTTATGGCGAGAGAGATCATCGTATTACAGAAAATGGATCATCCTAATGTTATTAAGTTGGAAGGGCTAGCTACATCAAGGATGCAATATAGTCTTTACTTGGTCTTTGAGTTCATGCTGTCAGACTTAACCAAGGTTATTTCTCGTCCAGAGGGAAGACTAACTGAACCACAG GTCAAGTGCTATATGCAACAGCTTCTCTCAGGTCTCCAGCACATCCATGAGAAAGGAATCTTGCATAGGGATATAAAAGGATCTAATTTGTTGATAGACAAACATGGAATGCTAAAGATTGCAGATTTTGGTCTAGCCAACTCCTATCTACCAAAGCGTCCTCTCACAAGCCGAGTTGTGACACTCTGGTATAGAGCTCCAGAGCTCCTTTTAGGTTCTACAGATTATGGAGTTGGTATTGATCTGTGGAGTGCAGGATGCCTCTTAGCAGAAATGTTTATGGGAAGGCCTATCATGCCCGGTCGGACAGAG GTGGAGCAACTGCATAGGATATTTAAGCTTTGTGGTTCACCATCGGAGGACTATTGGAAAAAAATAAAACCACCAACAACTTTTCGACCACCATCACAATATAAACCTAGTTTCCATGAAGCTTTTGGGAGTCTTCCTGACTCTGCATTAGCTCTACTGCCTTCACTTTTGTCGCTGGAGCCAGTACATCGTGGCACTGCTGCTTCTGCTCTTCAAAATGAA TTCTTTACTTCAACACCACTAGCATGTGACCTTGGTGACCTGCCTATCATGTACAAAGAAGATGATCTGCTACCTCGACCAACTTATCGCAAAAA GAGGAGAAAGGTAAAGAAAAGGCAACAACCTCTCAATAATAATCAAGGTCATCAAAGGAAAGATTCGAGCACTGATGATGCCAAGGATATTTCAGAATCTTCCAGAGAG GAGAAGATAGAGGAGGTAAGCTCACAAAGCAGCCACGAGATAGTAGTTGGTGCTCTTGCTTCCTCTAGTAGGAAGCAAGGGAGCAATCGCGAAAGGCCACCTTCTTTACCATACCAGCATCCACGTTCTGATCTTAACCGATCTGCAACAACTGAAGCTCATCCAAACgctctcaagaacatcaagaATTTCCCCATCTTGATGGCCTCGATTACAGAAACTGTCAACCGCCCTATTGAGGATAACAGAATCAACAGGCTCCACCGAAGGTCCATGTCAACTGTTGACATTCGGACACTTGATATGGAGAAGATATCCAAactctttggcttggaggatcGTTAA
- the LOC141672056 gene encoding brassinosteroid LRR receptor kinase, translated as MKPHNTIFHTVFSVSSTKLFLLFYLLCVVFSPVFSANSDLQQLLSFKSSVLDKTELPNWSSTTNLCDFSGVTCNINSRVVSIDLSSKKLHLDFQKVSSFLLILPNLDTLLLKNSNITGKFSLSPRSQCSSVLTKLDLAENTIYGPVSGVSTLSSCIKLKSLNLSGNLMEFPASDSKGLSLSLESLDLSYNKIVGPNFMPWLLSGGCSELKFLSIKGNKIAGPVVHIQDCKNLQFLDLSANNFSVGVPKFDDFLVLNHLDLSLNKFSGDISGSIASCKNLTFLNITHNQFGGGEIPFIPSGNIKFLYLSGNDFKGAVPDHLSDLCPSLVELDVSANSLFGSVPEGFGACSSLEVFDISHNNFSGKLPIDTLLKLSSLKNMMFGFNNFVGDLSDSFSKMIKLETFDVSSNKLSGVIPVGICQDPRNSLRVLYLQNNELIGPIPESLSDCSNLVSLDLSFNYLNGTIPASLGSLSNLRDLILWLNQLDGEIPEELMNIKTLENLILDFNDLTGSIPASLSNCTSLNWISLSNNQLSGEIPASFGQLTNLAILKLGNNSLTGNIPPELGDCRSLIWMDLNTNLLNGTIPPSLFKQSGNIAAGLLTEKPYGYIKNDGSKECHGAGNLLEFGGIRQEQLNRISTRHPCNFTRVYWGITEPTFHNNGSIIFLDLSYNNLEGGLPKELGSMYYIQILNLGHNDLSGPIPQELGKMRYAAILDMSYNRLNGTIPPTLTGLNFLGDIDLSNNHLSGPIPESAPFDTFPEYRFLNNSGLCGYPLPRCGTGSSTNSTGQHKKSNRRQASLAGSIAMGLLFSLFCIFGFILIAVETRKRRKKKEAALEAYMESHSHSGPATSGWKFTSAREALSINLSTFDKPLRKLTFADLLEATNGFHNDTLVGSGGFGDVYRAQLKDGSVVAIKKLIHVSGQGDREFTAEMETIGKVKHRNLVPLLGYCKVGDERLLVYEYMKFGSLEDVLHDRKKIGIKLNWAARRKIAIGAARGLAFLHHSCDPHIIHRDMKSSNVLLDENLEARVSDFGMAREMNPLDTHLSVSTLAGTPGYVPPEYYQSFKCTTKGDVYSYGVVLLELLTGKQPTDSPDFGDNNLVGWVKQHTKLKIIDVFDPQLLKEDPSLMIELLEHLKIACACLDDRQWKRPTMIQVMAMFKEIQAGSGFDSLSTIGADDHVNFGAVEGVEMSIKEDVEMGHHD; from the coding sequence ATGAAGCCTCACAATACCATCTTTCACACTGTCTTTTCTGTTAGCTCAACTAAGCTTTTCTTGCTTTTTTACCTTCTTTGTGTTGTTTTTTCACCAGTTTTTTCAGCTAATAGTGATTTACAGCAACTCTTATCTTTCAAGTCTTCTGTTTTAGACAAAACTGAGCTTCCCAACTGGTCTTCAACTACCAACTTATGTGATTTCAGTGGTGTTACATGCAATATAAACTCTAGAGTTGTGTCTATAGATCTGAGCTCCAAGAAACTTCATCTTGATTTCCAAAAGGTCTCATCTTTCTTGCTAATTTTGCCAAATTTAGATACCCTTTTGCTCAAAAACTCAAATATTACAGGAAAGTTTAGTCTTTCACCAAGATCTCAATGCAGTTCAGTGTTAACAAAGTTGGATCTAGCTGAAAACACCATTTATGGGCCTGTTTCTGGTGTTTCAACTTTATCTTCTTGCATAAAGTTGAAATCTTTGAATCTTTCTGGGAATTTGATGGAGTTCCCAGCTAGTGATTCTAAAGGTTTGAGCTTGAGTCTTGAAAGTCTTGATCTTTCTTACAATAAGATTGTTGGCCCAAACTTTATGCCTTGGTTATTATCAGGAGGGTGTTCTGAGCTAAAATTTTTATCTATAAAGGGTAATAAAATTGCTGGCCCTGTTGTTCATATTCAAGATTGTAAGAATTTACAGTTTCTTGACCTTTCTGCTAATAATTTCTCTGTTGGGGTCCCAAAGTTTGATGATTTCTTGGTTTTGAACCATCTTGATTTGTCATTAAACAAGTTTAGTGGTGATATAAGTGGCTCTATTGCTTCTTGCAAGAACCTTACTTTTCTTAATATCACTCATAATCAGTTTGGTGGTGGGGAGATTCCATTTATACCAAGTGGAAATATCAAGTTTTTGTATTTATCAGGGAATGATTTTAAAGGGGCTGTGCCTGATCATTTGTCTGATTTGTGTCCAAGTCTTGTGGAGTTGGATGTTTCTGCTAATAGTTTGTTTGGTTCTGTTCCTGAAGGCTTTGGTGCTTGCTCTTCTTTGGAAGTGTTTGATATTTCTCACAACAATTTCTCGGGTAAGTTACCAATTGATACTCTTCTTAAGTTGAGTAGCTTGAAGAATATGATGTTTGGATTCAATAATTTTGTTGGGGACTTGTCTGATAGTTTCTCGAAAATGATAAAGTTGGAAACTTTTGATGTTAGTTCTAATAAGTTGAGTGGTGTGATTCCTGTTGGGATTTGTCAAGATCCTAGAAATAGTTTGAGAGTGTTGTATCTGCAAAATAATGAGTTAATTGGTCCAATACCGGAGAGTCTTAGTGATTGCTCAAATTTGGTATCACTTGATTTGAGTTTTAATTATCTTAATGGAACAATTCCAGCAAGTTTAGGGTCTTTATCCAATCTGCGGGATTTGATATTATGGTTGAATCAGCTTGATGGAGAGATTCCGGAAGAGTTGATGAACATAAAGACTCTTGAGAATTTGATCCTTGATTTTAATGATTTGACTGGATCGATTCCTGCTAGTTTGAGCAATTGTACTAGTTTGAATTGGATTTCTTTGTCGAATAATCAGTTGAGCGGTGAGATCCCTGCTTCATTTGGTCAGTTGACGAATTTAGCAATCCTTAAGCTTGGAAACAACTCGCTTACTGGGAATATTCCGCCGGAATTAGGGGATTGTCGCAGTTTGATATGGATGGATCTGAATACAAATTTGTTGAACGGAACTATCCCGCCTTCTCTGTTCAAACAATCTGGAAATATTGCTGCGGGATTGCTAACTGAGAAGCCATATGGGTACATCAAGAATGATGGCAGCAAGGAGTGCCATGGAGCTGGGAATTTGCTTGAATTTGGAGGGATACGACAAGAGCAGTTAAATAGAATTTCGACAAGGCATCCTTGCAACTTTACTAGAGTTTACTGGGGCATCACCGAACCTACATTTCACAACAATGGGTCCATTATTTTCCTTGATCTTTCTTATAATAATTTGGAGGGGGGTCTTCCAAAGGAGCTCGGGTCCATGTACTATATCCAAATACTCAACTTGGGGCATAATGATTTGTCTGGTCCAATTCCTCAAGAGCTTGGGAAAATGAGGTATGCAGCGATTCTCGATATGTCATATAATCGACTCAATGGAACGATTCCTCCGACCTTGACTGGCCTTAATTTTCTTGGTGACATTGATCTGTCAAACAACCATCTTTCTGGCCCGATCCCAGAATCTGCTCCGTTTGATACATTTCCAGAATATAGATTCTTGAATAATTCAGGCCTTTGTGGTTATCCTCTTCCTCGTTGTGGGACAGGTTCAAGTACAAACTCTACTGGTCAACATAAGAAGTCTAACCGTAGACAAGCGTCTCTAGCAGGAAGTATAGCAATGGGACTACTGTTCTCGCTTTTCTGCATCTTTGGATTTATTTTAATAGCAGTGGAGACGAGGAAAAGGAGGAAGAAAAAGGAAGCTGCCCTTGAAGCTTATATGGAAAGTCATTCACATTCGGGTCCTGCAACTAGTGGTTGGAAATTCACTAGTGCACGTGAGGCCTTAAGTATTAACCTTTCTACGTTTGATAAACCTCTCCGAAAGCTCACTTTTGCAGATCTTCTAGAAGCCACCAACGGTTTTCACAATGACACACTTGTAGGTTCAGGTGGCTTTGGGGATGTATATAGAGCTCAATTGAAGGATGGAAGTGTTGTTGCCATCAAGAAACTCATTCATGTCAGTGGACAAGGGGATCGAGAATTCACAGCTGAAATGGAAACCATTGGTAAAGTCAAGCACCGGAATCTTGTACCCCTTCTGGGATACTGTAAGGTGGGAGACGAGCGGCTGCTGGTTTATGAATACATGAAGTTTGGAAGCCTGGAGGATGTATTGCATGACCGCAAGAAAATAGGAATCAAGCTAAATTGGGCTGCAAGAAGAAAAATTGCCATAGGAGCAGCAAGGGGACTGGCATTTCTTCACCATAGTTGTGATCCTCACATTATCCACAGGGATATGAAATCTAGCAATGTTTTGCTTGATGAGAATTTGGAGGCCAGAGTTTCCGATTTCGGAATGGCAAGGGAAATGAATCCATTGGACACTCACTTGAGTGTCAGCACGTTAGCGGGCACACCTGGTTATGTTCCTCCGGAATACTACCAAAGTTTTAAATGTACAACAAAAGGTGATGTTTACAGTTATGGCGTAGTTCTACTTGAACTGTTAACAGGAAAACAGCCAACGGATTCACCGGATTTTGGGGACAACAATCTCGTGGGGTGGGTTAAACAGCATACGAAATTAAAAATAATCGACGTTTTTGATCCACAACTACTGAAAGAAGACCCCAGCTTAATGATCGAGCTTTTAGAGCATTTAAAAATAGCTTGTGCTTGCTTGGATGATCGACAATGGAAACGGCCTACGATGATTCAAGTGATGGCAATGTTCAAAGAAATTCAAGCTGGTTCAGGGTTCGATTCCTTGTCTACGATAGGAGCAGATGATCATGTCAATTTTGGTGCAGTTGAAGGGGTAGAAATGAGCATAAAAGAAGATGTAGAAATGGGCCATCATGACTGA